The genomic stretch CAAGATTGGCAACTCGACCACGTATGGTTTGGCTGCTGCCGTCCATACGACCAACCTCAACACTGCCATTGAGGTTGCCAATGCTCTCCGCGCAGGAACTGTCTGGGTCAACACATACAACAGCCTTCACTGGCAATTGCCATTCGGTGGTTACAAGGAGTCTGGTATGGGCCGTGAGTTGGGTGAGGCGGCGTTGGACAACTACCTCCAGACCAAGACGGTCTCTATCCGCCTTGGTGACGTTCTCTTCGGTTAAGCGTCAGACCGTAGTGTGTTGATGGAAGTTGTTGGTACTGTATATAGGTTCTGTTACCATGACAATTTGAATCAAAGTAAAATTCAACTAAAACACTGCATGTCGGGTTAATGTTGCACCAAGTCTGGGGCTGGGACCATGACGTCAATGTACCTGGTCATAGAGACCAAGACCAAAACTGAGCAAAGGGTGATGCGGGGGATTAGTGAGGAGCCGTCTGGTTCGGGTCGGGTTGGATGACGGAGGATGGAGGACGGAGGACGGGGAAAGACGCCGATGGGAGTTCACATGCTCAGGCTAACTTACAGGCACGCGTCGACTTTAGCGAGGCGGTTGCGTCAGTGCTCCGGGGCATGATGATGGGAAATGTACCGCGTAAGAACAACTACCTTCCAAGACTCGTACCATATCACGCCAGTTGTCTCCTTGAGCGTGCACGTGCAGAAAGTAAATAGCCCAGATTCCGCATTATGATATAATGACCTGCGTGCTCGGCTGCCTCTTCTAAGGTTGCAGAAGCCCACTCCGACCACGCCGTCCAACATGGCAGGCAACGCACCCACGCTGTCGTCCCAAGCGAACCAATATATCCGCGAGGTACTGCACAACACCGAGGCGCCGCCTGCGATTCCCGTCCACTACTTTTACACGTCGCCGCTCGCCATCGACGACCCACTATCGCCGTTACCACCACCGCCCACGGGCACGTCGACTGCGAAGAGAGTGCCTCCGCGGCCCTTTTCCGAGTATGACAACGATGCCATCCAGGAGGCCTGGTTGGCGCTCCGGAAACAGATACTCAAGCACAATGAGGAGCTTGGCGAGAAAGATGGGACGGGACGTGGGACGCCGACCAACCCGGCTGTGGAGCGACTGAAGAGGCCGAGGGGAGGCAGCGCGTCGAGTGTCGACGGGAGCACCCTTCAGGGGCGTGAGATACCAGCTGGCAGATCGTCAAGTCGGGGCCAGTACTCGAGATCGGCCGAGTTGCTCGATAGGAAGAGGCCAAGCTCCAGCGGTGGCAGTCACAGCCACTCCTTGTCAGGCTCGCTCAAGGCATACGAACCCGGCCCAATATCACCACTCGAACCTGCGACGACCGGCACGCCCTTCATCCGAGCCCCTTCGCGCGGAAACCTGACCAAGTCATGGAAGCCACCCGCGCCCATGGACGGAGGCCAGCGGCCGGCGGTACACGAGGTCGACAGCTACAAATGGGACCATGACATGGAACCCGCTCTATCCACGGGCAAGGACAAGGCTCCGGCAAAGAAAATACCCAAGCTGAAGCTAGGACCTTCTGTCAAAGTGCCTGTCGGAGTCTCGCGACTGCATCACGTAGTCATGGACGCCGAGTCGATACGCATGGAGCCCATCTACTGGTCGCCACTCAGCGATGTCGCCCAGATTGTGCGCGGCACATGGTTCTACAAGGACAGCATGATGCCTGTTGAGGTGGAGGTGGCCAACATGCTCGAAGCGGGATACCTCGAGATGAAGCCCTGGACCCAGACGTGGATTGACGAACTCAATAGTGCTGTGGAAGTCGGCGCATTTGGCGAGATGAAGATCCTACACCACCTGTGGCCCGAAAGGTCCAAGAAACCAGATAGTAGACCGTCGACTTCACAGGCCATGCATTCAACCGGTCTAGTTCAGAACACTTTGcacgaagaagaagaagaccCCGACAAGGAGCGACGTGAGACGGTCGAAGATGCCTGTGACCTGATTGACATCTCAACAGGCCCAGAGGGACCGGACCACAAGGCCGCTGGTGATCTGGAGTATGGTGCTGATGGGCGGAAACGCCTCTACCTCAAAGCTGGCGTCATCTACTCCGACGACAAGGAAGCTTTCATCCTCAAGCCTACGCTTCAGCCGTCCGATTACTATGGTAGACGACCCCTTGCCAACTACATCCGCAAAGGCAGAGCAATCGGTGTACACGTTGTGCGTGGCTTCGACCAGGCCACCTGGGACAGGTTGCACCCAAACAAGAATACACCAAAAGCACAGGCAGCACGCGAGGGTGTCTCTTCATCGCAAGCTGGCGCACCGCAATATCAAAGGCAGAAGTCGGACCCTGATCTTGCGCAGTCTCAGAGACCAAAGGTTACGGATTTGGTCCTTGTCATACACGGCATCGGGCAGAAGCTATCAGAGAGAATGGAGACGTTCCATTTTACACACGCAATGAATGCTTTTCGGAGAGAAATGAACGTGGAGCTTGGAACGTCTGAAGTCAAGCGGCACTTGCGAAAGGACATGGGTGGCATAATGTGCTTGCCGGTAAGTCATAAAACCATATTCCTTGACATGCCATCTTCTTACACGTGCTAGGTCAATTGGCGTCATCGTGTCTCCCTTGAAGTCGATCAGACCGAGAGACCAGAGCTCGAAGACCCTTCTGCCAACAAATACACGCTCAAAGACATCACTCCAGACACACTTCCCTCTGTTCGTGGTATTGTGAGTGATGTTATGCTGGACATCCCATACTATCTTTCGCCATTACACAATCCCAAGATGGTCTCCGCATGCATACAAGAAGCCAACCGCATCTACCGCCTGTGGTGCCATAACAATCCAGGCTTCGCAGAATACGGCCGAGTCCATCTAATTGCCCACTCCCTTGGTTCAGTTATGGCCATCGACATCCTGAGCCAACAGCCAACATATGTTGACCCTCGATTCACTGATCCATCCTTCCCCGAAGCAGACTTGCCCAATGACCAATTCATCTTCAACACCACCGATCTCTTCGTCTGTGGCAGCCCCGTTGGCCTCTTCCTCCTCATGAAGAACGCAAACCTTCTCCCACGCCGCGACAAAGAAAAGCCCGGCGCAGACTCGTACGCTGCACCCGGTGTCGCTGGTGAACAGGGCACGTATGGATGTCTCGCCGTAGACAACATCTACAACATCATTAATCCTTACGACCCCGTCGCTTGTCGCATAAACCCCACTGTAGACATAGTCTACGCCTCCATGCTAAAACCCGCAACCATTCCTTCTGCATCAACTTCCCTATTCTCCTCATTAAACCCTTTCCGTTCCACCTCAACCAACTATCCCTCCAACGAAAGGCCCTCCACCTTGCGTCTGCCAAGTAACGTAGAACTAGAAACGCACAACTTTACACGCGAGGAGATTGCAGAGAAGAGGGCATATCTACTGAATGACAATGGTCAGATTGACTATTACATGAAGTATGGCGGTGGTGCGTTGGAGATTCAGTACCTAACTATGCTGGGCGCGCATAGCAGTTACTGGCTCAACAAAGACTTTATACGTATGATTGTTGTCGAGGTAGGACGTGGTTTGGGCAAGGAGGGGACAGTGAGGGAGATGAGGGCGCAGAAGAAGTTGGTGGTTAGAGGGACTTAGCAAAGAGTCTGGGCTCAAGGTTTTGTATGGAGTTTGTTCTTTTCTTTAGAAGTTATACCCCCGTTTCCCAGAGCTCACGTATGAAGAGGCGTGCTTGGCTCCATCCTTCTAGTTGTCAATATACATATATTCGAGGATACTTCCCCGCTTTAGTATTATAGTTTTGTATCCTTTTAGCTACAAAGTATCATTGAATTCACTTTATTTCTGTTTACATTTCCTCGACTGAAGATACTGTACTCACTTCTTCCTCCTTTCTCATAGTCATTCCTTCCTACTGCTCTCCTAACTACTTACCCCATCCTCTTAACCACCGGCCCGCTCTGAACCGAAAAAAAACCACCCCGATCCGAGCCAAGCCCATTCTATCGCTCTCCTC from Pyrenophora tritici-repentis strain M4 chromosome 1, whole genome shotgun sequence encodes the following:
- a CDS encoding DDHD domain containing protein, translating into MAGNAPTLSSQANQYIREVLHNTEAPPAIPVHYFYTSPLAIDDPLSPLPPPPTGTSTAKRVPPRPFSEYDNDAIQEAWLALRKQILKHNEELGEKDGTGRGTPTNPAVERLKRPRGGSASSVDGSTLQGREIPAGRSSSRGQYSRSAELLDRKRPSSSGGSHSHSLSGSLKAYEPGPISPLEPATTGTPFIRAPSRGNLTKSWKPPAPMDGGQRPAVHEVDSYKWDHDMEPALSTGKDKAPAKKIPKLKLGPSVKVPVGVSRLHHVVMDAESIRMEPIYWSPLSDVAQIVRGTWFYKDSMMPVEVEVANMLEAGYLEMKPWTQTWIDELNSAVEVGAFGEMKILHHLWPERSKKPDSRPSTSQAMHSTGLVQNTLHEEEEDPDKERRETVEDACDLIDISTGPEGPDHKAAGDLEYGADGRKRLYLKAGVIYSDDKEAFILKPTLQPSDYYGRRPLANYIRKGRAIGVHVVRGFDQATWDRLHPNKNTPKAQAAREGVSSSQAGAPQYQRQKSDPDLAQSQRPKVTDLVLVIHGIGQKLSERMETFHFTHAMNAFRREMNVELGTSEVKRHLRKDMGGIMCLPVNWRHRVSLEVDQTERPELEDPSANKYTLKDITPDTLPSVRGIVSDVMLDIPYYLSPLHNPKMVSACIQEANRIYRLWCHNNPGFAEYGRVHLIAHSLGSVMAIDILSQQPTYVDPRFTDPSFPEADLPNDQFIFNTTDLFVCGSPVGLFLLMKNANLLPRRDKEKPGADSYAAPGVAGEQGTYGCLAVDNIYNIINPYDPVACRINPTVDIVYASMLKPATIPSASTSLFSSLNPFRSTSTNYPSNERPSTLRLPSNVELETHNFTREEIAEKRAYLLNDNGQIDYYMKYGGGALEIQYLTMLGAHSSYWLNKDFIRMIVVEVGRGLGKEGTVREMRAQKKLVVRGT